GATTTACACACATGACTGATGATGTATGAGACATTGATGATGTGTTAGAAGGATGTATTTGACCTTTTTGTTTACCACATGTGCTATATCCATAGCCCACAGTAACCCAATCGTCAaacttgttctctctctctctctctctgtctatgtctctccctcacacacacacacccaggatgtgtgtgtgcgggcctACCTGGCTCTAAGGCATCACACCAACCTGCTGATCATCCTGTTCTCCATGATGCTGATGACGGGCATGCCCCAGCTGACCAGCAAGGAGGACATCGAGTACATCCGCGAGGCCCTGACCGTCGGGCGCACCGAGGAGGACGCCCAGCGCCACCTGCTGGACCAGATCGAGATCTGCAGGGACAAGGGCTGGACGGTGCAGTTCAACTGGTTCCTGCATCTGGTGCTCGGCATCAAGCAAGGGGTGGAGAAGCGGTCGGCGTAGGGTGTTGGAggaggcgggggcgggggggcgtcAACGGACGCTTGTGTGCATAATACACATTGTATATACGCTTGTACACACAGACGAACATGTTTTCTACACGCAttcacagactcacacagacaGTGGGCACTGTTTGTTTTTACAGAGGGCATGCACTAGTTAAGATTGTGTGTGACTTGCAGGATTTGCGCTGGCCCGATAGTAACAGAAACGCCAGAAGAGTCGGCATGACTCGGGGGCTACCGCTGAGGGGGGTCACATTTGAGAGGGTCTGCCCTCATGCTCCGTTATGACTGAGAGGGCTGTCACCATTGACAGACAATAAGGGTTCAAGAACAAAATGGCCACCCCTCCAGCTCTACTCAAGGACCACTGAACTCTTCACGTTTTCAAGGTTCCTGGCAAAAGCAGAGTGGAGTGAGGCACACATTTGAGTTCAGGATGAGTAGCTGGATGTTCCCAAAGTAGATACTTCACTGTCCCCTCAAAGTCGAatggcaggcaactgtagaatACACATTTCAATGCTTTTATTCTGCTTTATTATGCAAAGACTGTTCAGATTTGTACTTTATTGACATGTTTTGACGAACATTGTTTCATTCTcattaacaaacaaacacaaatattcTCTCAAAACCCAAAGTAAGGTTGTTTcatcagtaggctacagtatgcaGATAAGTGCCAGGCACCATTGTAGCTAAATAAATCAGCTTCTGTGCTAAGTAAATCAATGCATCATGTTTTCCTGTGTCCCAGAGGAAGTGGGCTCCAGTGGTGAAgaagccatgtgtgtgtgtgtgtgtgtgtgtgtgtgtgtgtgtgtgtgtgtgtgtgtgtgcgtttgtgtgtgtgtgtgtgtgtgcgtttgtgtgtgtgtgtgtgtgtgtgtgcgtctgtaacAATGTGGCCACTGCTCTCCACCACCATCTGTCAGAAAGAGATATTTTACAGAAATGTAGTAATATTGGCTACTGTTTATAACTTCGGGTATGTtcacaaaaaatacatatatatgaaTGTACATCAATATATCGGACTGCATTTTAGCCAATTAAATGTTATCAAAAAGAACCAAACAGCCATTATGTAGCCTAGGCAAAGAAAATGCCCTTTTTTGGGTCTCAACCCAGTTTATGTTCTAAGggggtcagttactgtatttaGACATTCATTAAAAATGAATCTATTTGCTAAAATGAATATGCACCCATCCGCTCTTATGAACCACTCCTTGCTTGGACTCCCTTCTACAGAGTTTGATTGTACCTAATAAAACGTAACTTTTAACAGCTTTTTTGTCAGTTTCAAATGCGTTTAAAACGTGTAAATTCCCTTTTCGTCATGACTGCTCTTCTAAATCTATTTCTATGACCGTGCAACCGCGCTTCGTCATTTGCCATCGGCTCGAGGAGGGTGGTTGCCATAGTTACGCGGGTCACATGCGTGGGTTTCCTGTAGCCAGCAGCATAAGTGATGCTACATTTTTACAGCCATTTTCATGCAGTTGACATCAAAAGGCGGTTTGTGAGACACACTTGAACCGAGATCGAGAATGGAGATAACGTTTGCCAGATTTGTTGTAGCAACACGCCATGGTCTTGGATTCCATTTTTACTCCTAGTTCTCCTTGAAGCATCCTTGGAAGTGGACTGTCAATCCTTGTTAGCAACAAGCTAGCGGTAGCTGGAACCGTTTTTCCTATTTACTGTGTTGCTCCTCTGGGCGCCTGTAAAGACTCAGATTCAGAGATGAGTATTGAAATTCCCGACGGACTAACGGAGCTGTTGCAAAGCTTTACGGTTGAAGTGCTAAGGAATCAACCAGAACCCGGAGACCTTCTGGACTTTGCCTTGCAGTATTTCAGTCAACTCAAAGAAAACCGGACGAGAGGAGCCGCCTTTGACAATGCTAGAAATTCGGCTAACGCTACTTCTCGCCCTGGAGGCGGGAGGGCGGTCAACTTTGCAGAGGAAGCGATGCAGATTGACTCTGAAAATGATGAAGACGACGAAGACGATGAAGAATTCGTGGGTATGAAACCAATGTCGAAAAGCACAACCTGCTGGCTAGTCATAATACACGTTAGCAACTATCAGCTAATGATGTTGGTGTCTGCTGAGCGGGCCAACCCGCACTGACCACACAAAAAAAGATAGCTAGGTAGCTAAATCTATAGATTTGAGGGAATCTGGTCTCCAACACTTGTCAGATGCCAGGTCAAGTGAAGTGTAATGTGCAACATAATACTACTGCTGTGCACAATCGGTGTATCTAGCAATTAACTAGAAAGTGTATCTTGCTAGACTGCTAGTAACTTGGTCCCTTCATGTCCCCATATGCACTTGGCTTCATCAGGGTATATGAGACAGGCTCTTAAAGCGTAACGTTACTTGTTGTGTTCCCAACACGTACTCTGAACGACGCCTTCTATAATAAGTTATTGTCTCTCAAGCCAGTAAAGTAATATAATGAGTCTAACCTGCCATTCAGCAACTTTGTCGTGTTTCCTTTGCCCCGTGTACAGCGCCTATGATCAACAGATTCCAGAGAAGATCCTCAGGTAAGGACTCAACGTCTGTATGTTTTATTGTTGTTCGGTTTTAAACCCTCAGAATAGGTTGAATGGCCCCCAGAACAAGTGTGTGTTGGCAGACGGAAGAGATATGGCATGTCTGTGGCTGGGACAATCGATCCAACAAGGACAGCTTCTGCTGCTGTCATCAGAATTACTGTCAATAATAGAAGGACCAAACTGCCTAGCACAGGTTTTCTAACTCCTAAAAGCGTTAGAAATGGAGAGATTATGCATTGTTATGAGATCGTGCTCCTCGTGCATGAATGAATGGGAAGAGGTGAATAGAATTGGAACAGTTTCAACGACACAATTGAACAGTTGAACAACACCATTTATTTGAGCATCCCTCTCAGGGTCGGGTGTTTGGGAACCATCCAGGGAACTGGCTTAAATACAGAAGCATTCTCACGGACAATGACACGTGCATATGTTTTTACAGTGTGTGCGGAGGCATTCAATCCcgacgaggaagaggaagataAGGAGCCCAGGGTAAGATTTCTCGTCATGACTTTGGACGTAGGGCCCTGGCGCTAGATAATGACCCCATGCAATTTGCTATCCAGACATGTTCGGTCAAtgtctctcttcctatctcagATAACCCACCCCAAAACCGACGAGCAGAGACACAGGCTACAGGAGGCCTGCAAAGACATCCTCCTGTTCAAGAACTTAGACccggtaaaatgacaacacctACATACACCCAGACTCAATCGCCAGAAGATTCAAGATGGCGGACACAACGACATACCCACACTGAGGCGACCTCATCCCTGCCTACACAAGCGTTCTCACCTCCTATGCTAACTGCGTGTTCCGCGTTTCTGTCTGTCGTCACTCGAACAGGAGCAGATGGCCCAGGTCCTGGATGCCATGTTTGAGAAGCCGGTGGAATCCGGCGAGCACATCATCGACCAAGATGAGGACGGGGATAACTTCTACGTGATCGAGAGGTGAAGCCCGTGGTTTTCGACAGGCTTTTCAGAAGGCTTTGTCGCCTGGGTCGGCGTCCGCGTCGGGCAGGGCCGCGTTGCCGTCGACAGAACGGCCGACCCCGGAGCTCGTTTCTTCCCGCGTCTTTACCAAACGTCTGCTTCCTCAGGGGGAACTTCGACATCCTGGTGAGCACCGACGGGTTGCCGCGCGTGGTGGGTTGCTACAACAACCGCGGCAGCTTCGGGGAGCTGGCTCTGATGTACAACACCCCCAGGGCTGCCACCATCATCGCTACGTCCGCTGGGGCCCTCTGGTGTCTGGTGAGTTCGACCGTTCCCAGTTTGACCATAGCGGCTCGGGCACGACTCGTTGTTTTTGGTACCAACCATACAGAATGTCACGGTACTAGCCGGAGTGAAAGGTCTGCCATGTGTTGGTGGCGtgacataaccccccccccacacacacacacacacacgcacacacactccaccccaaGATGACCaccctgggtggaggaggaaacaGGAGTTTTGTAAGCAACACTGAAGCACGTTACCTGGCTCCGctatacagcccccccccctccccacccacatcTCTACACTGAAGAGAAAGGACGGAGAccccatgacccccccccccccccccccccccccccccccccccccccatgttgcTCGGGCCGTGTTTGTCCACTGGGAAGGGGTTTGAGCGGGTGATTCTGTGTTCCAGGACAGGCTGACGTTCCGGAGGATCATCGTGAAGAACAACGccaagaagaggaggatgtaCGAGACCTTCATCGAGTCCCTGCCTCTGCTCACCTCCCTCGAGGTAGGAGTCTGGCTCACAGCCCCTGCTTGAGAGCAGTGATGTCGTCATGAGCGGATGAATGAATGACCTGTCCATAAGTACattggatggatgggtggggaACGGACCCAGTGAATGATCGACTGAGTAAACAGAAGGGAGTTGGAGCTGTTGATGGATGGGTGGGTCAATGTATGGATCGgtggaacgggggggggggggcgggggaaatGACCACCCACGAACAAAAATCCGCCAACCCCTTGTTGCACACGAACCCAACCGTAGCGACATTGCGTAAGCCGCACTCGGAAACTCCCACCGCCGTAGGACGATGACATCCCcttgtcttcccccccccccctttgcagCCCTCTGAGAGAATGAGAGTGGTCGACGTGTTGTCCACCCGAGCCTACAACGACGGGGAACAGATCATCTGTCAGGTACGTCCCGCCAACCCTTTCCACGGCGCAGGCCGAACTGTGGGATCTAGACACCCGAATTTCTGCGCCCCACGCTCGTAGCCAACGACCCGCCTGTGGTTGGTTCCCCGTGTAGGGGGACATGGCGGACTGCTTCTACATCGTCGAGTCTGGCCAGGTCCGAATCACCATGAG
This DNA window, taken from Hypomesus transpacificus isolate Combined female unplaced genomic scaffold, fHypTra1 scaffold_379, whole genome shotgun sequence, encodes the following:
- the LOC124464551 gene encoding cAMP-dependent protein kinase type II-beta regulatory subunit-like isoform X1, whose protein sequence is MSIEIPDGLTELLQSFTVEVLRNQPEPGDLLDFALQYFSQLKENRTRGAAFDNARNSANATSRPGGGRAVNFAEEAMQIDSENDEDDEDDEEFVAPMINRFQRRSSVCAEAFNPDEEEEDKEPRITHPKTDEQRHRLQEACKDILLFKNLDPEQMAQVLDAMFEKPVESGEHIIDQDEDGDNFYVIERGNFDILVSTDGLPRVVGCYNNRGSFGELALMYNTPRAATIIATSAGALWCLDRLTFRRIIVKNNAKKRRMYETFIESLPLLTSLEPSERMRVVDVLSTRAYNDGEQIICQGDMADCFYIVESGQVRITMRRSTTRKEEVDIAMCSRGQYFGELALVTNKPRAASAYALGSVKCIGTLATPSTGSSFPPFLKSRASSTRTTIAEAVQQLATGIWSGDCSLIGTKYHC
- the LOC124464551 gene encoding cAMP-dependent protein kinase type II-beta regulatory subunit-like isoform X2, coding for MSIEIPDGLTELLQSFTVEVLRNQPEPGDLLDFALQYFSQLKENRTRGAAFDNARNSANATSRPGGGRAVNFAEEAMQIDSENDEDDEDDEEFVAPMINRFQRRSSVCAEAFNPDEEEEDKEPRITHPKTDEQRHRLQEACKDILLFKNLDPEQMAQVLDAMFEKPVESGEHIIDQDEDGDNFYVIERGNFDILVSTDGLPRVVGCYNNRGSFGELALMYNTPRAATIIATSAGALWCLDRLTFRRIIVKNNAKKRRMYETFIESLPLLTSLEPSERMRVVDVLSTRAYNDGEQIICQGDMADCFYIVESGQVRITMRRSTTRKEEVDIAMCSRGQYFGELALVTNKPRAASAYALGSVKCIVLDVQAFERLLGPCMDIMKRNIANYEEQLASLFGNNTELQEQNDA